A genomic region of Miscanthus floridulus cultivar M001 chromosome 3, ASM1932011v1, whole genome shotgun sequence contains the following coding sequences:
- the LOC136544100 gene encoding uncharacterized protein yields the protein MGQSVGMPSQPPPGSTARIPRPPTASSAQARPPALRRCRVEGEEGKIRVAGTTYTPQMSLHGNREGASLASRVFRSSAIVRRHDYTTVESEDGYLIRIARLLNIPKTRENGLSEEVCECFKFGFPILWHRLVNPKMELDNEHARSPSESTANAPSHSVEYYMKKFLSDSFSSSIKYDSDDVEQESMDRCSSEHEMVSLPIECTSSRLGERGTPKCGKALVNLGITDAFELPTEGMTPMFGAIGGSEDSTVRRLRKRSGKVFGIPSGGPMKSGHKQKKIQREASSKQMINEGVTSAADLTHENAGFLSR from the exons ATGGGACAGTCCGTGGGAATGCCGTCCCAGCCCCCGCCGGGCTCCACCGCCAGGATCCCCCGGCCCCCGACGGCGTCCTCCGCCCAGGCCAGGCCCCCCGCCTTACGGAGATGT AGGGTGGAGGGCGAGGAGGGCAAGATCCGCGTCGCTGGAACCACCTACACCCCGCAAATGAG CCTACATGGAAACAGGGAAGGAGCATCGTTGGCAAGCCGAGTGTTCAGATCTTCTGCCATTGTGAGGCGCCATGATTACACCACAGTTGAGTCCGAGGACGGTTACCTCATACGGATTGCCCGTCTCTTGAATATTCCCAAAACACGTGAGAATGGACTTTCTGAGGAG GTGTGCGAATGCTTTAAGTTTGGCTTTCCAATTCTATGGCATAGGCTTGTTAATCCAAAGATGGAGCTGGATAATGAACATGCACGATCACCATCAGAATCTACTGCGAATGCACCAAGTCATTCAGTTGAATATTACATGAAGAAGTTCTTAAGTGACAGCTTTTCCAGTTCAATCAAATATGATTCTGATGATGTTGAACAAGAGAGTATGGACCGCTGTTCAAGTGAACATGAGATGGTTTCTCTTCCCATTGAGTGTACATCCTCTCGCTTAGGAGAACGAGGAACTCCAAAGTGTGGGAAAGCTTTAGTGAACCTTGGGATTACCGATGCCTTTGAACTACCAACTGAAGGGATGACTCCAATGTTTGGAGCTATTGGAGGCTCAGAAGACAGTACAGTCAGGAGATTACGAAAACGAAGTGGCAAAGTTTTTGGAATCCCAAGTGGTGGACCAATGAAGAGTGGCCACAAGCAGAAGAAGATCCAGCGTGAAGCATCCAGTAAACAGATGATTAATGAAGGAGTAACATCCGCTGCGGATCTGACTCATGAAAATGCAG GGTTTCTCAGCCGCTGA